From the genome of Verrucomicrobiaceae bacterium, one region includes:
- a CDS encoding DNA alkylation repair protein, giving the protein MPSEPSPPPQLKDWFDEARYRSIARQLSQLTRGFDAKTFLQHTLTDLEPRSLMQRLHQCATAADAALTGTYRQKVAVLKQLAPQIGHEFVAIFCCDYVATFGLKDFDFSMEALRYLTCYGSAEFAVRPFIVADQTKALQTLLRWTADPDEKVRRLASEGSRPRLPWGLRLTALVRDPAPTAPILEALKADESLFVRRSVANHLNDITKDHPQLVVQRLTAWDLDQEPLRWIAKHACRTLIKRGDPQALKLFGFGQKAAVTATLKLSPPRLTLGDRLHLDAHITSTSNKPQRLVIDYLIHYVKSRGAAFEKVFKWTELELTAGQSIHLSKTQLIRDFTTRKHHPGHHRIELQINGQRLAEAGVDLIAAHAA; this is encoded by the coding sequence ATGCCCTCAGAACCCTCCCCACCACCGCAGCTCAAAGACTGGTTCGATGAAGCCCGCTACCGCTCCATCGCCCGGCAGCTCTCCCAGCTCACGCGTGGCTTTGATGCGAAGACCTTTCTCCAGCACACACTCACCGATCTAGAGCCCCGCAGCCTCATGCAGCGGCTGCATCAGTGCGCTACCGCCGCAGACGCTGCGCTCACCGGCACCTACCGCCAGAAAGTCGCCGTGCTCAAGCAGCTCGCACCGCAGATCGGGCATGAGTTCGTCGCCATCTTTTGCTGTGACTACGTCGCCACCTTTGGCCTGAAAGACTTCGATTTCTCCATGGAGGCACTGCGCTACCTGACCTGCTACGGCTCTGCCGAGTTCGCCGTGCGTCCATTCATCGTCGCAGATCAAACCAAAGCCCTGCAAACCCTGCTGCGCTGGACAGCGGACCCCGATGAAAAAGTGCGCCGCCTCGCTAGTGAAGGCAGCCGCCCGCGACTGCCCTGGGGCCTGCGCCTCACCGCACTCGTGCGCGATCCAGCACCCACCGCACCTATTTTAGAGGCATTGAAAGCCGACGAATCTCTCTTCGTCCGTCGCAGCGTCGCCAATCACCTCAATGACATCACCAAGGACCATCCGCAGCTCGTTGTGCAGCGCCTCACTGCATGGGATCTCGATCAAGAGCCCCTGCGCTGGATCGCCAAGCACGCCTGCCGCACCCTCATCAAGCGTGGTGATCCCCAGGCGCTGAAACTCTTCGGCTTCGGTCAAAAAGCAGCCGTCACCGCCACCCTGAAGCTCTCGCCTCCGCGTCTCACACTCGGTGATCGCCTGCACCTCGATGCGCACATCACCTCCACCAGCAACAAGCCGCAGCGCCTCGTCATCGACTACCTCATCCATTATGTGAAGTCCCGTGGTGCAGCCTTTGAAAAAGTCTTCAAATGGACCGAGCTGGAGCTCACTGCCGGCCAGAGCATCCACCTGAGCAAAACCCAGCTCATCCGTGACTTCACCACCCGCAAGCATCACCCCGGCCACCACCGCATCGAGCTCCAGATCAATGGCCAACGCCTCGCGGAAGCTGGGGTTGATTTAATCGCAGCACATGCCGCCTGA
- a CDS encoding TonB-dependent receptor translates to MPYTHSDRLTTLEKAFKINQAKAIYGTFAEIGAGQEIANWFFRAGGASGTIAKTMSAYDMTISDEIYGKASRYVSRQRMLSMLDHEFPMLLQRLDAKRGATTSFFTLADTVRARAYNDTTQECHGWLGLRFQSEPGGPSHDIQVHVRLLDDSHMRQCEALGIFGVNLIFAAFHLRHSLEDFLRSLLDDLSRKRIEVDMIDFSGVAFSAPEFQDRLVALKLVRLGLADAALFGANGEIWQASDVFFKKPVFLKRGSFDPITNLNLDMIARGQAAFQADFGAAAAGTIEILEITMHNLLASGCEVPDSEFLARADVLQALGKNVLISRYPEFHRVSKFLSRHTQMPIAIVLGLPLFEELFNEKWCLDLEGGLLESFGRLLKNQVRLYVYPMGDPHSGNVLGAKDARLSAEKKHLLRYLMETGSVREIPAGNVSSDDVLFHTSADVRRMIQQGEPEWQTLVPEIVLNQGPWWDMGKPAM, encoded by the coding sequence ATGCCCTACACTCATTCGGATCGACTCACCACGCTGGAGAAAGCCTTCAAAATCAATCAAGCGAAGGCCATTTACGGAACCTTCGCCGAGATCGGTGCCGGACAAGAGATCGCGAACTGGTTCTTCCGCGCAGGCGGTGCCAGCGGCACCATCGCAAAGACGATGTCGGCTTACGACATGACCATCAGCGACGAGATTTATGGCAAGGCCAGCCGCTATGTCTCACGCCAGCGCATGCTCTCCATGCTGGACCATGAATTCCCCATGCTGCTGCAGCGCCTAGACGCCAAGCGCGGGGCGACGACGAGCTTCTTCACCCTGGCCGACACCGTCCGTGCCCGTGCCTACAATGATACCACGCAGGAGTGCCATGGCTGGCTAGGGCTGCGCTTTCAGAGTGAGCCTGGTGGCCCCAGCCACGACATCCAGGTGCATGTGCGACTGCTGGATGATAGCCACATGCGTCAATGTGAGGCGCTGGGCATCTTTGGCGTGAATCTCATCTTCGCGGCCTTTCATCTGCGGCACTCGCTGGAGGATTTCCTCCGCAGCTTGCTCGACGATCTCAGCCGCAAACGTATCGAGGTGGACATGATCGACTTCAGCGGCGTCGCTTTCTCCGCGCCGGAGTTTCAGGACCGCCTCGTCGCGCTCAAACTGGTGCGGCTCGGTCTGGCCGATGCCGCTTTGTTCGGAGCGAATGGCGAAATCTGGCAGGCGAGCGATGTCTTCTTCAAAAAGCCCGTCTTCCTGAAGCGCGGCAGTTTTGATCCCATCACGAACCTGAATCTCGACATGATCGCCCGTGGCCAAGCGGCATTTCAGGCCGACTTCGGAGCCGCTGCTGCTGGCACCATCGAAATCCTGGAGATCACCATGCATAACCTGCTCGCCAGTGGCTGCGAGGTGCCGGATAGCGAGTTCCTCGCCCGTGCGGATGTGCTCCAGGCACTCGGGAAGAACGTGCTCATCAGCCGCTACCCGGAGTTTCATCGTGTGAGCAAGTTTTTATCACGTCACACCCAGATGCCCATCGCCATCGTGCTGGGGCTGCCGCTCTTTGAGGAGCTGTTCAATGAAAAATGGTGCTTGGACCTCGAAGGCGGCCTGCTGGAGTCCTTTGGCCGCCTGCTGAAAAACCAAGTGCGTCTCTATGTGTACCCGATGGGCGATCCACACAGTGGCAATGTGCTAGGTGCCAAGGATGCCCGCCTCAGTGCCGAAAAGAAGCACCTTCTACGCTACCTGATGGAGACAGGCAGCGTGCGCGAGATCCCCGCTGGCAATGTCTCCAGCGACGATGTGCTTTTTCACACCAGTGCCGATGTCCGCCGCATGATCCAGCAAGGCGAACCCGAGTGGCAAACCCTCGTCCCCGAAATCGTCCTCAATCAAGGCCCGTGGTGGGATATGGGGAAGCCAGCGATGTGA
- the nadB gene encoding L-aspartate oxidase → MIESDFIIIGTGAGGLSAALHAAEHGSVLMLTKRGALDSNSNWAQGGIACVTAEDDSIEKHVSDTLIAGAGLCKESAVRTIVTEGPARIAELVAWGARFDQKEAQNGHLEFDLTKEGGHSTRRVLHSADATGKEITEKLLAAVRAKKNIRILENHYAIDLITTAKLGLASEDRVLGAYVLDETTGEVITCRSDRVILATGGCGRVYLYTTNPSVATGDGVAMAWRAGATVANMEFIQFHPTCLYHPQKRSFLITEAMRGEGARLIHQNGDEFMPRYDPRSSLAPRDIVARAIDHELKRTGAPCVYLDISHKPADFILAHFPNIHRECLSVGIDITKEPIPVVPAAHYQCGGVLTDVNGATSIRGLCAVGEVGCTGLHGANRLASNSLLECVVTSHRAVAHLVKKLPIGKKAEQSYDLRPWEKSSAVNNDELVVIYHNWDEIRRLMWDYVSIVRTNKRLQRAAARLRNLKREVQEFYWSYHVTSDVLELRNLVETASLIVECALRRHESRGLHYTLDYPQPDASRTPQDTTLRRY, encoded by the coding sequence GGCGGCATCGCCTGCGTCACGGCAGAGGATGACAGCATCGAAAAACACGTCAGCGACACCCTCATCGCCGGCGCGGGCTTGTGCAAAGAAAGCGCCGTACGCACCATCGTCACCGAGGGGCCCGCACGCATCGCAGAGCTCGTCGCCTGGGGAGCACGATTTGACCAAAAAGAGGCCCAAAATGGCCATTTGGAGTTCGATTTGACCAAAGAAGGCGGTCACTCCACCCGGCGTGTTTTGCACTCCGCAGACGCCACAGGCAAAGAAATCACCGAAAAGCTCCTCGCAGCCGTGCGGGCGAAAAAAAACATCCGCATCCTCGAAAACCACTACGCCATCGACCTCATCACCACGGCCAAACTCGGACTCGCCTCCGAAGACCGCGTCCTCGGCGCCTACGTGCTCGATGAGACCACCGGTGAAGTCATCACCTGCCGCAGTGACCGCGTCATCCTGGCCACGGGCGGCTGCGGCCGCGTTTATCTTTATACCACCAATCCCAGCGTCGCCACGGGTGACGGCGTCGCGATGGCCTGGCGTGCTGGAGCCACCGTGGCCAACATGGAGTTCATCCAGTTTCACCCCACCTGCCTGTACCATCCGCAGAAGCGCTCCTTCCTCATCACCGAGGCCATGCGCGGTGAAGGCGCACGGCTCATTCATCAAAACGGGGACGAATTCATGCCCCGCTACGATCCGCGCAGCTCCCTCGCGCCGCGTGACATCGTCGCCCGCGCCATCGACCACGAGCTCAAGCGCACCGGTGCCCCCTGCGTCTATCTCGACATCAGTCATAAGCCTGCCGACTTCATCCTCGCCCATTTCCCGAACATCCACCGCGAGTGCCTCAGCGTCGGCATCGACATCACCAAGGAGCCCATTCCCGTCGTCCCCGCCGCGCACTATCAGTGCGGCGGCGTCTTGACCGATGTGAACGGCGCCACCAGCATCCGCGGCCTCTGCGCCGTCGGCGAAGTCGGCTGCACCGGCCTGCATGGTGCCAATCGCCTCGCCAGCAATTCCCTGCTCGAATGTGTCGTCACCTCGCACCGTGCCGTGGCCCATTTGGTCAAAAAACTGCCCATCGGCAAAAAAGCCGAGCAGAGCTACGACCTGCGCCCATGGGAAAAAAGCAGCGCCGTGAACAATGACGAACTCGTCGTCATTTACCACAACTGGGATGAGATCCGCCGCCTCATGTGGGACTATGTCTCCATCGTCCGCACCAATAAACGCCTCCAGCGAGCCGCCGCCCGCCTGCGCAACCTCAAACGCGAGGTACAGGAATTCTACTGGAGCTACCACGTCACCAGCGACGTGCTGGAGCTGCGCAACCTCGTCGAAACCGCCTCCCTCATCGTCGAATGCGCCCTCCGCCGCCACGAAAGCCGCGGCCTGCACTACACCCTCGACTACCCGCAACCAGATGCCTCCCGCACTCCGCAGGACACGACATTGAGGCGGTATTGA
- a CDS encoding SAM-dependent methyltransferase, protein MQRALFDPQRGYYSRNIKTVGARGDFSTSATLFPALGKRIAAWLKDARNVIEIGAGCGELMEQVRRSLGLWRRMRMRFHIVETSPILREQQMRRLQGVTWHESIESALAATGGEAWIYHNELLDAFPATLVEWRGGRWSEVWLPEQLRTLGVDAEPFSALKHASFPEGQRCEIHPSIREWLQSGFKGWKRGQMLTIDYGDEFPALYHRRPGGTLRAYFMHQRLYWPDLLQNAGRMDLTADINFTDYRAWCRELGWEEISYQTMAQWAGAGESDGAGDAFKCLVHVVGDSSK, encoded by the coding sequence ATGCAGCGTGCGCTGTTTGATCCGCAGCGTGGCTATTACTCGCGGAATATCAAAACGGTGGGTGCTCGTGGCGACTTCAGCACGTCTGCGACGCTTTTTCCGGCGCTGGGCAAGCGGATCGCTGCGTGGCTGAAGGATGCGCGGAATGTCATCGAGATCGGTGCAGGATGCGGGGAGCTGATGGAGCAGGTGCGGCGCTCGTTGGGCCTGTGGCGGAGGATGCGGATGCGTTTTCACATCGTGGAGACATCGCCCATTTTGCGTGAGCAGCAGATGCGGCGGCTCCAGGGCGTGACGTGGCATGAGAGCATCGAGTCCGCTCTCGCGGCGACAGGTGGAGAGGCCTGGATTTATCACAATGAGCTGCTGGATGCCTTTCCCGCGACACTGGTGGAGTGGCGCGGCGGCCGCTGGAGCGAGGTGTGGCTGCCAGAGCAGCTGCGGACGCTGGGAGTCGATGCGGAGCCGTTTTCTGCGCTGAAGCATGCGAGCTTCCCGGAAGGGCAGCGCTGCGAAATCCACCCGAGCATCCGCGAGTGGCTGCAAAGCGGCTTCAAAGGCTGGAAACGCGGTCAGATGCTCACCATCGACTATGGGGACGAATTCCCCGCTCTGTATCACCGCAGGCCTGGAGGTACGCTGCGGGCCTATTTCATGCACCAGCGGCTTTATTGGCCTGATTTGCTGCAAAACGCCGGGCGCATGGATTTGACCGCGGACATCAATTTCACCGATTACCGCGCCTGGTGCCGGGAACTGGGCTGGGAGGAGATTTCGTATCAAACGATGGCGCAGTGGGCAGGCGCTGGTGAGTCAGATGGAGCTGGTGATGCTTTCAAATGCCTCGTGCATGTGGTGGGAGATTCGTCAAAGTAG
- a CDS encoding Rpn family recombination-promoting nuclease/putative transposase, giving the protein MNEFEEQLASQPHDAFARSMLSDPLHARAFFQGHLPTQLVAAADWSTLALLPSSFVQQNLQQSHTDLLYHVQIGGREVLLYLLLEHQTSVDPLMPLRLLNYISLVLRRHVDLYGLPLPPLLPFVLHQGPDRWSVSTQFRDLFDLPQDLESLLCPYLPTFEHALLDLSQFDPAQEEKHPQMQVILQLMKAARDKQLMEFFEWLGKAGSEITLLLHEDLFRRCLLYAVHIDVNLDVESISHTLSQLPELQNQAMSLAQKLRNEGRNEGLVEGIHRGQAKGAWFGKIQLLEQFLGLPSAETAVLAELEMDALEQKYRELEAQYNLRFKK; this is encoded by the coding sequence GTGAACGAATTCGAAGAACAACTGGCCTCTCAGCCGCATGATGCCTTTGCACGCAGCATGCTTTCTGATCCGCTGCATGCCCGTGCATTTTTCCAGGGGCATTTGCCAACGCAGCTCGTAGCTGCCGCTGACTGGAGCACGCTGGCACTGCTGCCATCCTCTTTCGTGCAGCAGAACCTCCAGCAGTCCCATACGGACCTGCTCTATCATGTGCAAATCGGAGGCCGTGAGGTGCTTCTCTATCTTTTGCTCGAGCACCAAACGAGCGTGGACCCGCTGATGCCATTGCGGCTACTCAATTACATCTCTCTGGTGCTACGGCGACATGTCGATCTGTATGGGTTACCGCTCCCTCCGCTTCTGCCCTTTGTATTGCACCAAGGTCCAGATCGCTGGTCGGTCAGCACTCAGTTCCGTGATCTTTTTGATCTTCCGCAGGACTTGGAGTCTCTCCTTTGCCCCTATTTGCCCACATTCGAACACGCACTACTCGACTTGAGCCAGTTCGACCCCGCACAGGAAGAAAAGCATCCGCAGATGCAGGTCATCCTACAACTCATGAAGGCTGCACGGGACAAGCAGCTCATGGAGTTCTTTGAATGGCTCGGAAAAGCAGGCAGCGAAATCACTCTGTTGCTGCATGAAGACCTTTTCCGTCGTTGCTTACTCTACGCGGTACACATCGACGTGAACCTTGACGTCGAAAGCATCTCCCATACACTCTCACAGCTCCCCGAACTCCAAAACCAAGCCATGTCCCTCGCTCAAAAACTCCGCAATGAAGGCCGCAACGAAGGCCTGGTTGAGGGTATCCACCGAGGCCAAGCTAAAGGGGCGTGGTTTGGTAAAATTCAGTTGTTGGAGCAGTTCTTGGGGCTGCCATCCGCCGAGACAGCTGTTTTGGCAGAGCTGGAAATGGATGCCCTGGAGCAAAAATACCGGGAGCTAGAGGCGCAGTACAATCTGCGATTCAAAAAGTAA